Sequence from the Chloroflexota bacterium genome:
GGCCTTGCCGTATTTGCGCTGGTTTTGACCGCCTTTCCCGTTTTCGACTGGCTGGCGCGGTGGGTGGGGGGCTCGGGAGTCATGGCCTCTTTGGTGCGGACCTTTAGCTTCGTCCAGCAGCTCCTGCCGGAGGTATTCCGCGCCGCCGCGACGAGGATCCTTGGCTCGTAGGTACTGCGGGAGGCAGGTAAAGGAATGGAAGTGACCCTGAAAGACGTGCAGGCACAGCCCGTTCTGTACGTAAGGACCAGAACGAGCCTCGACAGGCTACCTCAGGTCATTGGGGAAAGCTACCACAAGATAGCCAACTACATGCAAGGCCTGGGTGAGAAACCAGCAGGTGTGCCTTACACTGCCTACCACAACCTCGATACGAGGGACATGGATGTGGAGATGTGCTTCCCGGTTTCGAATCCTCTGCCGGGACGAGAAGAGATCAAAGGCGGTGAGTTGGCGGCCGGGCGCGTGGCCGCTGCCATGTACAAGGGCCCGTACGCGGCGATGGAAGCTATCTATAGTGAGATCTTCAGATGGCTTGCCGAAAGAGGTCATCAAGCGAAGGGTGTCTACTATGAGTACTACTACAATTCGCCCCAGGACGTGCCGGAAAGCGAGCTTCTGACAGAAATCGTAATACCGCTAAAATAGACTTGCCTGAGGCGCCACCGGACAACTCTAGCAGGGTGCTGAAAAAGGGGGTGCCCAACCAAACGCAGATACGAAATATCCGACAGGTCCAAAGCTAAGGTCTCGTTCTACGGGACTTTTTCATCACCCTGCTAGTCTAGTGTTTCATGAATGGCTTTACAACGAGCGAGCTTGTCAAGGATGGCTTTGGCGGACGCTTTCCACACCAACGGTTTAGGGTCGGCGTTAGACGTTGTTAGGTACTCCTCAATGGCATGGATCAACTCCAGCACACTTCCGAAGCTTCCA
This genomic interval carries:
- a CDS encoding GyrI-like domain-containing protein, with the translated sequence MEVTLKDVQAQPVLYVRTRTSLDRLPQVIGESYHKIANYMQGLGEKPAGVPYTAYHNLDTRDMDVEMCFPVSNPLPGREEIKGGELAAGRVAAAMYKGPYAAMEAIYSEIFRWLAERGHQAKGVYYEYYYNSPQDVPESELLTEIVIPLK